One genomic segment of Balaenoptera musculus isolate JJ_BM4_2016_0621 chromosome 11, mBalMus1.pri.v3, whole genome shotgun sequence includes these proteins:
- the TEAD3 gene encoding transcriptional enhancer factor TEF-5 isoform X1: protein MYGRNELIARYIKLRTGKTRTRKQVSSHIQVLARKKVREYQVGIKVSSHLQVLARRKSREIQSKLKAMNLDQVSKDKALQSMASMSSAQIVSASVLQNKFSPPSPLPQAVFSTSSRFWSSPPLLGQQPGPSQDIKPFAQPAYPVQPPLPPTLSSYEPLAPLPSAAASVPVWQDRTIASSRLRLLEYSAFMEVQRDPDTYSKHLFVHIGQTNPAFSDPPLEAVDVRQIYDKFPEKKGGLKELYEKGPPNAFFLVKFWADLNSTIQEGPGAFYGVSSQYSSADSMTISVSTKVCSFGKQVVEKVETEYARLENGRFVYRIHRSPMCEYMINFIHKLKHLPEKYMMNSVLENFTILQVVTSRDSQETLLVIAFVFEVSTSEHGAQHHVYKLVKD, encoded by the exons ATGTACG GCCGAAATGAGTTGATCGCACGGTATATTAAATTGAGGACGGGAAAGACTCGGACAAGAAAACAG GTGTCCAGCCACATACAGGTTCTAGCTCGGAAGAAGGTGCGGGAGTACCAGGTTGGCATCAAG gTCTCTAGCCACTTGCAGGTTCTAGCCAGGCGGAAATCTCGGGAGATTCAGTCCAAGCTGAAG GCCATGAACCTG GACCAGGTCTCCAAGGACAAAGCCCTCCAGAGCATGGCGTCCATGTCCTCTGCCCAGATTGTCTCAGCCAGCGTCCTACAGAACAAGTTcagcccaccctcccctctgccccaggccGTCTTCTCCACTTCCTCTCGG TTCTGGAGCAGCCCCCCTCTCCTGGGACAGCAGCCTGGACCCTCTCAGGA CATCAAGCCCTTTGCACAGCCAGCCTACCCTGTCCAGCCACCCCTGCCACCGACGCTCAGCA GTTATGAGCCCCTGGCCCCGCTCCCCtcagctgctgcctctgtgccCGTGTGGCAGGACCGCACCATCGCCTCCTCCCGGCTGCGGCTCCTCGAATATTCCGCCTTCATGGAGGTGCAGCGCGACCCTGACACG TACAGCAAACACCTGTTTGTGCACATCGGCCAGACGAACCCCGCCTTCTCAGACCCGCCCCTGGAGGCGGTGGATGTGCGTCAGATCTACGACAAGTTTCCCGAGAAGAAGGGTGGCCTGAAGGAGCTCTATGAGAAGGGGCCCCCTAACGCCTTCTTCCTCGTCAAGTTCTGG gccgaCCTCAACAGCACCATCCAGGAGGGCCCGGGCGCTTTCTATGGGGTCAGCTCCCAGTACAGCTCGGCCGACAGCATGACTATCAGCGTCTCCACCAAGGTGTGCTCCTTTGGCAAGCAGGTGGTGGAGAAGGTGGAG ACCGAGTACGCCAGGCTGGAGAATGGGCGCTTCGTGTACCGCATCCACCGCTCGCCCATGTGCGAGTACATGATCAACTTCATCCACAAGCTCAAGCACCTGCCCGAAAAGTATATGATGAACAGCGTCCTGGAGAACTTCACCATCCTGCAG GTGGTCACGAGCCGGGACTCCCAGGAGACCTTGCTCGTCATTGCTTTCGTCTTTGAAGTCTCCACCAGCGAGCACGGGGCCCAGCACCACGTCTACAAACTTGTCAAAGACTAG
- the LOC118904362 gene encoding ATP synthase subunit f, mitochondrial-like: MASVIPLKEEKLLDVKIGELPSWILMQDLTPKGIAGAFQRGYYQYYNKYVSVKKGSFAGLSMVLAAYMLFNYRCSYKEFKHKRPRKYH; the protein is encoded by the coding sequence ATGGCATCAGTCATACCACTGAAGGAAGAGAAGCTCCTGGATGTCAAAATAGGGGAGCTGCCAAGCTGGATACTGATGCAGGATCTCACCCCTAAAGGCATTGCTGGAGCATTTCAAAGAGGTTACTACCAGTATTACAATAAGTATGTCAGTGTAAAGAAAGGGAGCTTCGCTGGGCTTTCTATGGTGCTGGCAGCTTACATGCTTTTCAACTACCGCTGTTCTTACAAGGAGTTCAAACACAAGCGGCCACGCAAGTACCATTGA
- the TEAD3 gene encoding transcriptional enhancer factor TEF-5 isoform X2, whose product MYGRNELIARYIKLRTGKTRTRKQVSSHIQVLARKKVREYQVGIKAMNLDQVSKDKALQSMASMSSAQIVSASVLQNKFSPPSPLPQAVFSTSSRFWSSPPLLGQQPGPSQDIKPFAQPAYPVQPPLPPTLSSYEPLAPLPSAAASVPVWQDRTIASSRLRLLEYSAFMEVQRDPDTYSKHLFVHIGQTNPAFSDPPLEAVDVRQIYDKFPEKKGGLKELYEKGPPNAFFLVKFWADLNSTIQEGPGAFYGVSSQYSSADSMTISVSTKVCSFGKQVVEKVETEYARLENGRFVYRIHRSPMCEYMINFIHKLKHLPEKYMMNSVLENFTILQVVTSRDSQETLLVIAFVFEVSTSEHGAQHHVYKLVKD is encoded by the exons ATGTACG GCCGAAATGAGTTGATCGCACGGTATATTAAATTGAGGACGGGAAAGACTCGGACAAGAAAACAG GTGTCCAGCCACATACAGGTTCTAGCTCGGAAGAAGGTGCGGGAGTACCAGGTTGGCATCAAG GCCATGAACCTG GACCAGGTCTCCAAGGACAAAGCCCTCCAGAGCATGGCGTCCATGTCCTCTGCCCAGATTGTCTCAGCCAGCGTCCTACAGAACAAGTTcagcccaccctcccctctgccccaggccGTCTTCTCCACTTCCTCTCGG TTCTGGAGCAGCCCCCCTCTCCTGGGACAGCAGCCTGGACCCTCTCAGGA CATCAAGCCCTTTGCACAGCCAGCCTACCCTGTCCAGCCACCCCTGCCACCGACGCTCAGCA GTTATGAGCCCCTGGCCCCGCTCCCCtcagctgctgcctctgtgccCGTGTGGCAGGACCGCACCATCGCCTCCTCCCGGCTGCGGCTCCTCGAATATTCCGCCTTCATGGAGGTGCAGCGCGACCCTGACACG TACAGCAAACACCTGTTTGTGCACATCGGCCAGACGAACCCCGCCTTCTCAGACCCGCCCCTGGAGGCGGTGGATGTGCGTCAGATCTACGACAAGTTTCCCGAGAAGAAGGGTGGCCTGAAGGAGCTCTATGAGAAGGGGCCCCCTAACGCCTTCTTCCTCGTCAAGTTCTGG gccgaCCTCAACAGCACCATCCAGGAGGGCCCGGGCGCTTTCTATGGGGTCAGCTCCCAGTACAGCTCGGCCGACAGCATGACTATCAGCGTCTCCACCAAGGTGTGCTCCTTTGGCAAGCAGGTGGTGGAGAAGGTGGAG ACCGAGTACGCCAGGCTGGAGAATGGGCGCTTCGTGTACCGCATCCACCGCTCGCCCATGTGCGAGTACATGATCAACTTCATCCACAAGCTCAAGCACCTGCCCGAAAAGTATATGATGAACAGCGTCCTGGAGAACTTCACCATCCTGCAG GTGGTCACGAGCCGGGACTCCCAGGAGACCTTGCTCGTCATTGCTTTCGTCTTTGAAGTCTCCACCAGCGAGCACGGGGCCCAGCACCACGTCTACAAACTTGTCAAAGACTAG
- the TEAD3 gene encoding transcriptional enhancer factor TEF-5 isoform X3: protein MYGRNELIARYIKLRTGKTRTRKQVSSHLQVLARRKSREIQSKLKAMNLDQVSKDKALQSMASMSSAQIVSASVLQNKFSPPSPLPQAVFSTSSRFWSSPPLLGQQPGPSQDIKPFAQPAYPVQPPLPPTLSSYEPLAPLPSAAASVPVWQDRTIASSRLRLLEYSAFMEVQRDPDTYSKHLFVHIGQTNPAFSDPPLEAVDVRQIYDKFPEKKGGLKELYEKGPPNAFFLVKFWADLNSTIQEGPGAFYGVSSQYSSADSMTISVSTKVCSFGKQVVEKVETEYARLENGRFVYRIHRSPMCEYMINFIHKLKHLPEKYMMNSVLENFTILQVVTSRDSQETLLVIAFVFEVSTSEHGAQHHVYKLVKD, encoded by the exons ATGTACG GCCGAAATGAGTTGATCGCACGGTATATTAAATTGAGGACGGGAAAGACTCGGACAAGAAAACAG gTCTCTAGCCACTTGCAGGTTCTAGCCAGGCGGAAATCTCGGGAGATTCAGTCCAAGCTGAAG GCCATGAACCTG GACCAGGTCTCCAAGGACAAAGCCCTCCAGAGCATGGCGTCCATGTCCTCTGCCCAGATTGTCTCAGCCAGCGTCCTACAGAACAAGTTcagcccaccctcccctctgccccaggccGTCTTCTCCACTTCCTCTCGG TTCTGGAGCAGCCCCCCTCTCCTGGGACAGCAGCCTGGACCCTCTCAGGA CATCAAGCCCTTTGCACAGCCAGCCTACCCTGTCCAGCCACCCCTGCCACCGACGCTCAGCA GTTATGAGCCCCTGGCCCCGCTCCCCtcagctgctgcctctgtgccCGTGTGGCAGGACCGCACCATCGCCTCCTCCCGGCTGCGGCTCCTCGAATATTCCGCCTTCATGGAGGTGCAGCGCGACCCTGACACG TACAGCAAACACCTGTTTGTGCACATCGGCCAGACGAACCCCGCCTTCTCAGACCCGCCCCTGGAGGCGGTGGATGTGCGTCAGATCTACGACAAGTTTCCCGAGAAGAAGGGTGGCCTGAAGGAGCTCTATGAGAAGGGGCCCCCTAACGCCTTCTTCCTCGTCAAGTTCTGG gccgaCCTCAACAGCACCATCCAGGAGGGCCCGGGCGCTTTCTATGGGGTCAGCTCCCAGTACAGCTCGGCCGACAGCATGACTATCAGCGTCTCCACCAAGGTGTGCTCCTTTGGCAAGCAGGTGGTGGAGAAGGTGGAG ACCGAGTACGCCAGGCTGGAGAATGGGCGCTTCGTGTACCGCATCCACCGCTCGCCCATGTGCGAGTACATGATCAACTTCATCCACAAGCTCAAGCACCTGCCCGAAAAGTATATGATGAACAGCGTCCTGGAGAACTTCACCATCCTGCAG GTGGTCACGAGCCGGGACTCCCAGGAGACCTTGCTCGTCATTGCTTTCGTCTTTGAAGTCTCCACCAGCGAGCACGGGGCCCAGCACCACGTCTACAAACTTGTCAAAGACTAG